The following coding sequences lie in one bacterium genomic window:
- a CDS encoding PorV/PorQ family protein, whose translation MRIFVLFLLLSASIFAKDNETRETSAAFLRMGVGARALSMGGAFSALSDDLSAIYWNTAGLSDISGNFGFMFNRWPGGINHTFFGATKPLEKGGVGIGLLWADYGEFEIRDENGILLPNTFNPYDLAVITGIGYPIAGSLLAGLGLTLIQEKIYEDVTRTGLVNIDLLYKRKGISFGLCFKNLGGGLKGFSLPREARLGFAYREEGFILSSDVVVPEDSKGKITFGTEYGYDPICLRIGYERLFGRENLTSTGFRLGFGVKIRPLCLIPFLRTQIS comes from the coding sequence ATGAGGATATTTGTTTTGTTTTTATTGCTTTCAGCAAGTATATTTGCAAAAGATAATGAAACAAGAGAGACATCCGCAGCATTCTTAAGGATGGGTGTGGGAGCAAGGGCTTTGTCTATGGGAGGGGCATTTTCTGCTCTCTCTGATGACCTCTCTGCCATCTATTGGAATACAGCGGGTCTTTCTGACATATCGGGCAATTTTGGATTTATGTTTAACAGGTGGCCGGGAGGGATTAACCACACCTTCTTTGGAGCAACAAAGCCTTTAGAAAAAGGAGGGGTTGGTATTGGCTTGCTCTGGGCAGACTATGGGGAATTTGAAATAAGGGATGAAAATGGAATTCTCCTTCCAAACACATTTAATCCCTATGATTTGGCAGTAATTACTGGCATTGGCTATCCCATTGCAGGAAGCCTTTTAGCAGGCTTAGGCCTTACCCTTATCCAGGAAAAAATTTATGAGGATGTTACCAGGACAGGTCTTGTTAACATTGACCTTTTATACAAAAGGAAAGGTATTTCATTTGGGCTTTGTTTTAAGAATTTAGGAGGAGGGCTTAAGGGTTTCTCGCTTCCAAGAGAGGCAAGGCTTGGATTTGCTTATAGAGAGGAGGGGTTTATCCTTTCCTCTGATGTAGTAGTCCCAGAGGATAGCAAGGGAAAGATAACCTTTGGGACAGAATATGGGTATGACCCCATTTGCTTAAGGATAGGCTATGAGAGGCTATTTGGAAGGGAAAATCTTACCAGCACAGGCTTTAGGCTTGGCTTTGGCGTTAAGATAAGGCCTTTATGCTTAATCCCTTTTTTAAGAACACAGATATCATAG